The Anoplolepis gracilipes unplaced genomic scaffold, ASM4749672v1 Contig19, whole genome shotgun sequence DNA segment GCTTTCATGATGGAATACgttgaataatgattaatgttatgtttcttcatgagtttttacacatttgcattataaaattcctttcctctgtctgtttgaaaatttttcggatATCTTCCACCATCTCGAATTAGTTTCGCAATCGTTTCAGACATTTCGTTTCCGCTCTTACTTTTGAGCGGTATGGCCCACCCATACTTGCTCAGcacatcgataacagtgagtatgtaattgAAACCTTTGTTGACTCGTGCATAAGGACGCATCTCAACCACGTCTGcctgccacagatcatcgtatccgcGTACTATGACGCGTCTACGCGGAAAATTTCTTCTCGCCGGAGCGTACAATTCTTCCACGAGCAGTCGCTTTTCagaattgtttttcttttcttgcatGTTTGATCGTggcatatttcataataatgtaaaaattcatgtataattctttatgtatcttttcctGAGTCGGATGTAGTTTGCACACGTGTCTGAAGCATTTTCTGCATTTTATGCATCATTATCTGAAGCGTTTGCACGTGCGTTTCGAGCGCAATAATTGTTTCCTCAATTTCTTTCTGTCTATTCCTCAAAAGTTCAACACTCGTTTCAACATACCGTTTGTTAGCAGCATCGTTATCATCTTCTGGTTGCGCTACACATCGTATCTTACGCAACCTTGCGTCAAAGCCGGCGCTAGTCAGACACAGAACGTCTCGCACATACATTCTTAGTAATCCGTTCCATTCATAGTATGCCTTATTTGATGTTCCGAACGATactccaaatttattaattgacatttcAATACCAGTAATATTTACGGAATGAGTATCGTTAACATacagtttaatttataagaccAGCCTCGCGAAGCTCTTCGATAATTGACAAGATTTCATTGTCATGGGCATTGTTGCCTGCTCGACGTGAAGCTTCCAGCAGCCGCAAACAATCTACCAATTCGTTGggatcgttccaatgcacgatattcaattttattctcactCAATGTACGTGGTAAG contains these protein-coding regions:
- the LOC140675513 gene encoding uncharacterized protein, with product MQEKKNNSEKRLLVEELYAPARRNFPRRRVIVRGYDDLWQADVVEMRPYARVNKGFNYILTVIDVLSKYGWAIPLKSYTPNWSAEVFKIVKIQNTNPATYLLEDSRGNPVAGRYYEHELHNVANPDVYVVEKVIHKKGDEVFVK